The sequence CTGATGAATAGAAAAGCCCGCGTGATGCGGGCTTTTTTATGTCTGCTGGCGGCGAATTGTAAGTCTAGCTGGTCAGGACCGAACTGATCGCCCGTTTCCAGCCCGCAAGGCGGAGGTCTCTGGTCTCGGGGTCGATCGCCGGTTCGTGCACGTCCAGCCCGGATATCATCGCCGATGCGGCTTCAAGCGAGGGGTGAATTCCGCAGCCGACCGCTGCCAGCATCGCCGCGCCGAGCGCCGTGGTTTCGAAAAATTCCGGCCGTTCGACCGTGATATCAAGAATATCGGCCAGATCCTGCACCATCCAGTCATTGGCCACCATGCCGCCGTCGATCCGCAAATTCTGCCAGTCCACGCCATCGGCAGAAAACGCCGTCTTCAGATCATGACATTGATAGGCCATCGATTCGAGCGCGGCGCGGGCGATATGCGCCTTTTTCGATGCAAAGCTGAAACCCGAAATCGTCGCGGTCGCATCGGCCCGCCAGTGCGGTGCTCCGAGGCCGGACAGGGCAGGGACCAGATAGACTCCGCCATTGTCATCGACCGAGCGTGCGAGCTCCTCGCTCTCTCCGGCATATTTCAACAGGCCGATATCGTCCCGCAGCCACTGCATCAGGCTGCCGGCCACGAACACCGACCCCTCGAGCGCATAGATACGGCGGCCCTGATATTGATAGAGGATAGTCGACAGCAGCCGATTGTCCGACCGTGGCGCGGTGTCCCCGCTGTTGGTCAGGATGAAGGCTCCGGTCCCGAAGGTCGCCTTGGTCTGGCCGATGTCGAGACAGGCCTGGCCGATGGTGGCGGCCTGCTGGTCGCCAGCCGAACCGCAAATGGCGATCGGGCTGCCGAACAGTTCCGGCGCGGTGGTTCCCAGTTCCCCCGCGCAATCGACAATCCGGGGAAGCGCTTTGCGCGGAATGCCGAATAGCGCCAGCAGTTCGTCGTCCCAGTCATCGGAGTCCAGCCCCATCAGCATTGTCCGGCTGGCGTTGCTGGCATCCGTCACATGCTGCCCCCCGGTCAGCCGGTAGATCAGATAGGATTCGATCGTACCGAAGGCCAGATTGTCTCCCGCCGCCCGCACGTCCGGCCAGTTTTCCAGCATCCACCCGATCTTGCTGCCGGAAAAATAGGGATCGAGCAGCAGGCCGGTCTTTTTCTGGACCATCGGTTCGAGACCGTCGTCTTTCATGCGATCGCATGTCGCGGCGGTGCGGCGGTCCTGCCAGACGATCGCCCGGCCAAGCGGCTCGCCCGATCTCTTGTCCCAGGCGACGACCGTTTCCCGCTGGTTGGTGATACCGATCGCCGCGATCTTGTCGGCGCCGCCGGCCTTCTCGATCATTTTCTGGCTGCAGCTCAGGGTCTTCTCCCAGATTTCGGCAGCATCATGTTCGACCAGCCCGGGAGCCGGATAATATTGGGTCAGGGCTTCCTGCTGCGAGCCTTGCAGCTTGCCGTCGACACCGAACAGCATCGCCCGGGTCGATGTCGTTCCTTCATCGATGACCAATATATGCTGTGCCGCCATGTTCCGCTCCCTGATTGCGCTTTCACGCTATAAGCTGGCTTTGAAAAGGCAAGCGAAAGCAGCCTATGCTGCAATGCAACATTGCACAAATCGCCGATTTGTCTATGAGGTCGCTAATGTACGACTTGGCGATCATTGGTGGCGGCATAAATGGCGTCGGAATTGCACGCGACGCAGCGGGCAGGGGACTGAAGGTTCTGCTGGTCGAGCGCGACGACCTCGCCTCGCACACCTCGTCCGCCAGCACCAAGCTGGTTCATGGCGGCCTGCGCTATCTCGAACATTATGAATTCAATCTGGTCCGCAAGGCGCTCAAGGAGAGAGAAGTCCTGCTCCGCGCGGCGCCGCATATCATCTGGCCGATGCGCTTCGTGCTACCGGTTGACGAGGGCATGCGGCCCGCCTGGTTGCTGCGGCTCGGCCTGTTTCTCTACGATCATTTGGGCGGCCGCGACATATTACCGGGAACCCGAAGCCTCGACCTGCTCCGCGACCGCCGCGGCGATCCTCTGCAGAAACGCCTCAGGAAAGGCTTTGCCTATTCCGATTGCTGGGTCGAGGACGCCCGGCTCGTCTCGCTCACCGCGCGCGATGCCGCGGACCGGGGCGCCGAAATCCGGACCCGGGCGGAATGCGTCGCGCTTGATCGGGGAACCGATCACTGGAATCTGCAGATACGAGAACAAGGCGTGACCACGACAGAGCAGGCAAAAGTCTTGGTCAACGCCGCCGGCCCTTGGGTCGACCCGGTCACCGCGCTCTACGACCGCAGCAACCACGCGGCGAAACTGCGCCTGGTGAAGGGCAGCCATATCGTGGTAAAACGCAAATATCAGGGCGACCACAGCTATATTTTCCAGAACAGCGATGGCCGCATCATCTTTGCCATTCCCTATGAGGACGATTACACGCTGATCGGCACCACCGACCAGCCGTGGACCTATGCCGAGGGCGAGGCAAAGATCAGCGATGACGAAATCGACTATCTCTGCGCGGCCGCCAGCGAATATTTCCTGAAACCGGTGACGCGCGAGGATATCCAGTGGACCTATTCGGGTGTCCGTCCGCTGTTCGACGACCACAGCCGCAGCGCCGCCACGGTCACCCGCGATTTCGTCTTCGACTATGACAATGACAATGGTGCCCCGGTGCTGTCGATCTTTGGCGGCAAGATTACCACCTATCGCGTGCTCGCGCTGCAGGCGATCCGCACACTTTCTGACGCCCTTGATGTCGACGGCGATGACTGGACCAAGGAAGCGCACCTGCCGGGCGGTGATTTCCGGCCCGACGGGTTCGACTCGCTGGTCGATCAATATGAGGACCGCTGGCCCTTCATCGACCGGTCGATTCTGCACCGGCTGGCCCGCGCCTATGGCACCGATACCGCCAATATTCTGGCGGATGTCACCAGCCTCACGGATTTGGGGCAGTCTTTCGGTGCCGGCCTCTACGAGATCGAGATCCGCTGGCTGATCGACCGCGAATTTGCCTGCACCGCCGAGGACATACTCTGGCGGCGGTCGAAGCTGGGATTACACATGAATGAAGGCGAACAACGGGCCGTCGAACAATGGTTTGAACGGCAGGGTCCCTTGTCAAAGGCAAATCTCGACCTTTCCTGATTGACGGACCACAAAAGCGGTGGCAATAGCGGCGCATTCGGTCACCTTGACGGTTGATCGGAAAATGCGGGTGTAGCTCAATGGTAGAGCAGAAGCCTTCCAAGCTTACGACGAGGGTTCGATTCCCTTCACCCGCTCCACCACCAGCCTCAGCCCGGATCCGCCCGCGCGAAGCCGTTATCCGCGGGCTGGCGGCCTGCCCAATATATCGTCGGCAACGCAGCGCGCGAGGCGGGAACATTCCACCAGCCCCTGCGAAAACGGATGACGCTCGAGAAGCTGTGGTAGCGCCAGGCAGTGAACAGGACTGGCTTGCGGGCCTTCGAGTTTCAGAGCAAATGGCTTTAGTACAGGCTTTTCGGGCGCATGCAGGGCCTTGACCAGTCGCGGAAAGGGCAGGTCGGTCAGAGACGCCGGAGACTGCCCGCGGGCGTCCACCATGACGTCAAACGCGGCGGTACCATTTTCCGTCTCGACGATGATCTGTCCGGCCTCGTCCGACGAGAATTCGGCCCCGTCTTCGGTCGCGACGAGTTGCAGCACACCGGCGTCATGGAGCGCAATGATCCGCGCCAGCGACAGATGCGGGACCGCCGCGTAGCAGTCGGCAAAGACCGGCATCAGATGGTCGAGGAAACGGTCATATTGCTTTTCCGGCAACTGCCGCAATATCCGGTCAAACGCCTCGTGGCCGCGGAGCAGCGCGTAGCGGTGCGGGATGGTTTCCTTGCGGCGCATCGTCTCCCGCGCGCCAGCCAGATCCCGTTTCACCGCGCGCAACCCGCCAACGTCCCGCCGACGGGCGAAATAGGCGGGCGCAAAACCTTCAACCGACCGGGCGCTGTCGGGCAAACTCGCAAGATAATCGGGGTCGGCCGCGTCCAGTTCCTCGCAGAGGAGCGCGAACACGCGATCGAGCAGGCCATCATCTCCTTGAGCCATCTCCTGGGCAATCGCTTCGGGCGTGAGGCAGGTCAGCGGTTCATAGGGAAAGGGATAATAGAAATCGCCCTCGGGCATGATTCCCATATGCGACACCATGGTGACCTGCAGTCCGCACCCCTCATCATCGGGCAGCCAGCGGATCCCGTCACCATTCTCATCAAACGCGCCGCGCGCATGGCCAATCGCGACAACAATGTCGATCGCCGATAGCGAGGAACCCAATATTCCGATATTGTCCTGCTCCAGTCCGGTGATATTCGTATAGGGCCAGGGCGAAACCAGCGTCACACCGTCGATGTCCGGCGCATTCGGCCAATTGTGTCCCGAAGCGATCACGACTTCGTCAAACTGCTGCTTTTTGGCGGATTTCCCGTTGTCATAGAATATCGTGGCCTTCCCGGCGTCACCGGCCTCGATATCGGTCACCCGGCATTGCGTCCGAACCGCGACCCTGTGTCCGGCGCGACGGGCCTTTTCGCAGAGGTCGCCGAATTGCGAGTGGAGATATTCGCCGATCAGCACGCGCGGATAGAAGGCCCGCGCCGTCAGGTCGTGCGCCGACAATTCCCATTCGCCCAACTCGCGGGCCGGACGATCCTTCAGCCAGTCCACCAGCGGGCGAACCGGTGCCGGAATTTCGCGACTGAAGGCGTTGCACAGCATATAGTCGGCGTTGAGGGCGGGATCATAGGGCATTCCCATCCCGGCGGTCGAGGAAGCTTCGAAAATGCTGATCGACAATGGTTCGTCGCCGGACGCGAGATGTTTGAGCAGATAAATGGCCATCGGGCCGCTTCCCACGATTCCAATCTCACGCACGAAACAGTCCCTTTCAGCGGGGCGGGACGAAGCGCCATTGCGTTAAGTCGCAAATGGCGCTCATCGCCGGTACATCACAAAAGCCATATTATCTTTCAACGCCGCACCGGCCAATACGTTGCACAGCCAGCCGTCTATGATGGACAGCCTGCAGGGAAGCCGGCGCGAAAATTTTCATAGATGCGAAAAGATTTGGTTACATTTTTGCAAAATAGACTAAATTGTTTCGCTACGCCTTTCTACCCCGCATATGTGAATCACCCGGACGTCCGTCCCGGAAAACAGTGGAAGCTGATTATGCCAACCCGCAGCCAGATCAAGAATTTCAGGTTGAATGAATATAGAGACCGGCAGGCAAATGACTCTCGGCTGCAAGAGCGGGGAGCCTTGCAGCAGAGCGGTGATGCCTTTCACGCGCTGGCCGACACCATGCCGCAGATGGTCTGGTCAACCTTGCCCGACGGCGACCATGATTATTATAACGCCCGCTGGTACGAATTTACCGGCGCGCCCGCTGGTTCGACCGACGGCGAGGCCTGGGCCGACATGTTTCACCCCGACGATCAGCCGGAAGCCTGGAAAAGATGGAATCACAGTCTGCAGACCGGCGAGCCTTACGAGGTCGAATATCGTCTCCGCCACCATTCCGGCCAATATCGCTGGGTATTGGGACGCGCGCTGCCGATCATCGGTCCGGACCAGAAAATCCAGCGCTGGATCGGCACCTGCACCGATATCGAGGATGCCAAGCAGACGGCAAGCCATAACGAGATGCTCAGTCAGGAGCTCAGCCATCGCATCAAGAATATTTTCGCGATCATATCCGGACTGATCAGCATGACCGCCCGCGGGGACGAGCGGTTCCGCGAGCCGGCAGAAACCCTGAAGGGCCGGATTGCCGCCCTGGGCCGCGCGCACGAATATGTTCGGCCGCACAATGACAAGGAACAGGCAGAGCTGGGCGATGTCACAATGCAACGTCTGCTATCCGAGATATTTGCCTCTTACCCGGCTTTTTCGGACAATCGACTGCAAATTTCCGGTGGCGATATTGCAGTGGGCGACAGGGCCGCAACCCCCATCGCGCTCGTTTTCCACGAGCTGGCGACCAATTCCATGAAATATGGCGCTCTGGCCGCTGATGACGGCCGCGTGGAGCTGGCTATCGTGCATGATCAGGATCTGGTGCGGTTCAAATGGTCGGAAACGGGCGGCGCTCCGATCGAGACACCGCCGACCGAGTCAGGCTTCGGTTCCAGGCTTGTGGAAATGTCGGTAACCCAGCAACTGGGTGGCAAGCTGGAGCGCTTGTGGCTGCCGACCGGTTTGCAGATCGACATGGAAGTCCAGGCCTCCCGATTAGCCGGGAGCTAGCACTGGGAACCGGATCGGATCAGTCGAAAAGCTTCATCCGCTGCGGCGGTTCGGCATCATCCTTGTCGTTGGAGACATCTACGAGATAGTTCAGAACATCTTTCAGCACCTCGATTTCAACCGGCTTGGTAACCGCGCCCAGCGTCCCCTCGACACCGTCACCCAGCAGCCGGGGATTGGCAGTGATAAAGACCACTTTCACGCCAAATTCATTGGCGAGCCGCGCGCCGATAATCGGTCCGGTCGGTCCGTCGCTCAGATTAACGTCGACAAGAGCGATCCCCGGCTTTTTCCTGACCAGTGCCAATGCGGATTCGGTGTCATCAGCGACACCGATACAATCATATCCGAGATTACCGACAATTTGTTCCAGCTCCATGGCGATGAGAAACTCATCCTCCACGATCATAATCTGATGGGTCATAAAAATGTTCCGCTAAAATGTATTTGCTTCCTCAACGCGGGAACCGCGAATCCGGTTCCCGGAAATGGCCAAATAATGCTTATTTCAAACGGTCGGGCAAAATCAATTGTCGATCTTCATCTCTTCCGCAACCGGAAGGAGATATCCGCCTGCTCTGCTGGTTTTCCTCCATCTGCCCATGTAAATTCTTCTGCCGGATCATGTTGGGCCGCTTATCGGTTTGCTTCAACCCGTCACAGCGTTAAGGTCCAGCCAGAGGGGGAATTTCATGAATATCGAGCTATCGAAGCGCATCAAGCCGGTCGTCCTGGCAACCGGCATAGCGGCGATGTTGGTCCCCGTGCCTGCATCGGCGCAATTGGGCGGCCTTTTTGGCGGCAACTCGAAGGAAGAGCAGAAGCAAGACAAGGCCCCTGCTCAAGATACGAATAGTGCCGCGATCGCCGAAGAAACAGCCGCAACCGACAAGTCGGATAGCGCCACGGCGGAGCCGGCTGGTGCGAATTCCTTTGATACGCTGTGCGGTAACGGACAGGGCAGGCCGGATGACGCGGAAGCGGCGCCCAAGCGCAAGGGCCTGTTCGGCATGGCCGACCGCATGGCCAGCATGACACGGAA comes from Sphingorhabdus sp. YGSMI21 and encodes:
- a CDS encoding glycerol kinase, whose amino-acid sequence is MAAQHILVIDEGTTSTRAMLFGVDGKLQGSQQEALTQYYPAPGLVEHDAAEIWEKTLSCSQKMIEKAGGADKIAAIGITNQRETVVAWDKRSGEPLGRAIVWQDRRTAATCDRMKDDGLEPMVQKKTGLLLDPYFSGSKIGWMLENWPDVRAAGDNLAFGTIESYLIYRLTGGQHVTDASNASRTMLMGLDSDDWDDELLALFGIPRKALPRIVDCAGELGTTAPELFGSPIAICGSAGDQQAATIGQACLDIGQTKATFGTGAFILTNSGDTAPRSDNRLLSTILYQYQGRRIYALEGSVFVAGSLMQWLRDDIGLLKYAGESEELARSVDDNGGVYLVPALSGLGAPHWRADATATISGFSFASKKAHIARAALESMAYQCHDLKTAFSADGVDWQNLRIDGGMVANDWMVQDLADILDITVERPEFFETTALGAAMLAAVGCGIHPSLEAASAMISGLDVHEPAIDPETRDLRLAGWKRAISSVLTS
- the glpD gene encoding glycerol-3-phosphate dehydrogenase; this translates as MYDLAIIGGGINGVGIARDAAGRGLKVLLVERDDLASHTSSASTKLVHGGLRYLEHYEFNLVRKALKEREVLLRAAPHIIWPMRFVLPVDEGMRPAWLLRLGLFLYDHLGGRDILPGTRSLDLLRDRRGDPLQKRLRKGFAYSDCWVEDARLVSLTARDAADRGAEIRTRAECVALDRGTDHWNLQIREQGVTTTEQAKVLVNAAGPWVDPVTALYDRSNHAAKLRLVKGSHIVVKRKYQGDHSYIFQNSDGRIIFAIPYEDDYTLIGTTDQPWTYAEGEAKISDDEIDYLCAAASEYFLKPVTREDIQWTYSGVRPLFDDHSRSAATVTRDFVFDYDNDNGAPVLSIFGGKITTYRVLALQAIRTLSDALDVDGDDWTKEAHLPGGDFRPDGFDSLVDQYEDRWPFIDRSILHRLARAYGTDTANILADVTSLTDLGQSFGAGLYEIEIRWLIDREFACTAEDILWRRSKLGLHMNEGEQRAVEQWFERQGPLSKANLDLS
- a CDS encoding FAD/NAD(P)-binding protein, producing the protein MREIGIVGSGPMAIYLLKHLASGDEPLSISIFEASSTAGMGMPYDPALNADYMLCNAFSREIPAPVRPLVDWLKDRPARELGEWELSAHDLTARAFYPRVLIGEYLHSQFGDLCEKARRAGHRVAVRTQCRVTDIEAGDAGKATIFYDNGKSAKKQQFDEVVIASGHNWPNAPDIDGVTLVSPWPYTNITGLEQDNIGILGSSLSAIDIVVAIGHARGAFDENGDGIRWLPDDEGCGLQVTMVSHMGIMPEGDFYYPFPYEPLTCLTPEAIAQEMAQGDDGLLDRVFALLCEELDAADPDYLASLPDSARSVEGFAPAYFARRRDVGGLRAVKRDLAGARETMRRKETIPHRYALLRGHEAFDRILRQLPEKQYDRFLDHLMPVFADCYAAVPHLSLARIIALHDAGVLQLVATEDGAEFSSDEAGQIIVETENGTAAFDVMVDARGQSPASLTDLPFPRLVKALHAPEKPVLKPFALKLEGPQASPVHCLALPQLLERHPFSQGLVECSRLARCVADDILGRPPARG
- a CDS encoding PAS domain-containing protein; translation: MPTRSQIKNFRLNEYRDRQANDSRLQERGALQQSGDAFHALADTMPQMVWSTLPDGDHDYYNARWYEFTGAPAGSTDGEAWADMFHPDDQPEAWKRWNHSLQTGEPYEVEYRLRHHSGQYRWVLGRALPIIGPDQKIQRWIGTCTDIEDAKQTASHNEMLSQELSHRIKNIFAIISGLISMTARGDERFREPAETLKGRIAALGRAHEYVRPHNDKEQAELGDVTMQRLLSEIFASYPAFSDNRLQISGGDIAVGDRAATPIALVFHELATNSMKYGALAADDGRVELAIVHDQDLVRFKWSETGGAPIETPPTESGFGSRLVEMSVTQQLGGKLERLWLPTGLQIDMEVQASRLAGS
- a CDS encoding response regulator; the encoded protein is MTHQIMIVEDEFLIAMELEQIVGNLGYDCIGVADDTESALALVRKKPGIALVDVNLSDGPTGPIIGARLANEFGVKVVFITANPRLLGDGVEGTLGAVTKPVEIEVLKDVLNYLVDVSNDKDDAEPPQRMKLFD